The genome window GCCGGATAAGCCTGCATCCGTTCTTTCACGGCAATTAGGGAACGATGCACATATTCAGACACAGGGAATCCATTTTCGGCTAATTCAATCGCAGGTTGTAACGCCCGTGCTAAAGAAATTGTCCCGTATTTTTCCAGTGTCATAGTTAACCCAGCCACGGTTCCGGGAACACCAACGGCTGCATGACTATAACGGGATTTTTCTGAATCAACGTCACCCGTTTCATCCAGAAACATATCACGAGTGGCGGCTTTTGGGGCTTTTTCTCGATAATCAATGGCAATGGTTTTATGTTCATCCTCTAAATGAACCAGCATAAATCCACCGCCACCAATATTTCCCGCACTGGGTAACGTAACCGCCATCGTAAATCCTATGGTGACGGCAGCATCAATGGCATTTCCGCCCTCTTTTAACACAGCCAACCCTGCTTCTGTGGCATAGCGTTCTTGAGAGGAAACCATACCATTTTCAGCGATAATCGGATGAAAGATATCCCTGGGGCTATAAATGGGGACATCTTGAGCGACAACTTGGGTACAAATCAGACTGACTGTAGCCAGGAGAATCAGGATTTGTTTCGGATAGCGAGAAAAGCGATAACTTCGGATAGTGAGTATTTTTATGCTTTGCTGAAAACGTTTCACAATTGGAATACAATAGAGTGATTTCGACAGGAATTACAAATTGTAGGGGCGAGTTTAGCCACAATTGTAGGGGCGAGTTTAGCCATAATTGTAGGGGCGGGTTTAGGGACTGTAGGGGCGGGTTTAGGGACTAAGGTCAGCTATTGTTGAAATAACGGAACAACAAAACCCGCCCTCCCCACCGATAAATGAACAGCAAAACCCGCCCTCCCCCTTGATCGATTGTAGAGATATTGTAGACTACTGGACTAACACAGCTAAAGTGATGGATTAGACTTGTCAATTTTATGGGCGCACGCCATGCGCCCCTACGGTTTCTGGATGTAATTTTAATTCATCACCACGCCACTGCGCCTAAAACAGGATAAATAATACCCGATCGCAACCAAACGACTATTCCATGCGATCGCTCATCAGTTTAGGGGCTTGCAGCTTTGTCCCCTGACTTGTACCCGCCGGATTAGGGGCGATCGGGGAAGTGCGCTTAAGCGGGACAACAATTCTCTCGCGGTACAGGTTTGCCCGTTTTTGGATCAATCCCTTCTCATCAGGATGTTCATAAACCACCGCACCTCTACTTTGCTCTGCCAAAATTTTGCAGGCAAAATAGTTTGCCATAAACTGATCTTGTTTAAACGTTGCTCCGGCTTGTGGGATATCCTTTTTCCCTGGATAATGTTCCGTTAATTCCTTGGGACATTCTCGCAACCACTGCTCAACCCCTTGAGCATAAGCCCTTGCGACTTGCTCTTGACTAATTTGCCAAGTATCTTTCTGACGCCGCAGACTAAATTTACCATAATGACCCACGGCTTGTACCTCTTTGGCGTCTTTTGCGATCGCGGATAAAATATCACCCTGATTCAGAGGCGTTCCACCGGGATGGTTATGGGTGACGATTTGATCTGTATCAGACGCTTTCCCTTTTGATTTTTTCGGTTTCTTTTTCGATTTCTTGGGTGGAAACACAGGAATATTTGCGGCGTTATACCCAAAACGTTCCGTCTGTTTCAGTTGCGTCTGGATATCTGCGGTTTCCTGAGATGAAGCAGATGTCTGTTTGGGGGAACCAAAAGGGCGTGTTTCCAAGGGATTAGTGACAGGTAACTTAGCAAGTCTTGCTTGGATACCGTTCCCGAAAGAGCGCGTCTGTAGCGAACTTTGTGCTGGGATAAACTCGTCTTCCCCAGACCGTTTTTTACGGATTCGTCGTCGGATACCCATAACCCCCTCCAAATTTAACTGGAGATATACTTGACGTATAGCATTATTTTGTGTTTATGTCAAGTTTTATCGCCAAGCTAAAGTCAATGTAACAGATGCTGTTTTTATTTTGAATCCATCAGGGATAGAGCGATGTAGGATAACCTTGACTTTGCCGAACATCGGTAAATTGATTAGGTTTCCCACCTATCCATCCCAACGCCAACCTGAGTTGTTACTGAGCCTGTCGAAGTACAGGTATGGCGTGGGGCTTCCGGTGAAGAAAGGTAAATAGTCTTCAAACCCTTACAAAGGACGTAGCTTGCTTCTTTTCGGAAAGCGAGTATTACCGACGATCTCTACCGCCCGACTTTTATTGTGTCCACCTACTTATCAAACACCTGAAACTCTACCCCAGAATCAGTCAATCGTTTTGTCAAGGCAGAACGATGCTCATCCGTACAACTGAACAAAACATGAAACGCCGTGGGTTGTTCGGCTTCGTTGACGATTTGAGGTTGCGTCAGCCATGTCTCATGAGCATCCGATAACACTTGCATCAAGATCTGGAAATCGTTTTGAGTGGCATCTTGTAAAAGCAGATTTGCCTGATTTACCATCAACAGATAAGCTTCCCCATCGATCCAACTTAGATCCGTAATGCATTCATCAAAAGCATCCCAGTTTTCGCCAAAGTAGTAGGGAAACTGAAGGGCTGCACCTATTTCATTGAAAAAGTCAGGCAAAGTTTTACTTTTGTTGCCCCTAACTATCCGAATCGCCGCCTGTGGATAATCTGACGTTAACTGAAGATACAAGTCAGCCAAGGAGGATTCATCTGCCACTTGAACATAGAATGTCGGTTGCTCCGGTTGAAAAACTTTTTCATACTCCATAACCCGTCCTCACTGCTCTTAGCTAAAATTCTGTAAAGTCTGTATAGTGATTATTGGTGTAATATCTTTTCCCATCACTACCGATCACAATTCTGTCTGAACCCCTATTTTTACCCGTATAGGGATAAATGTCGTATTCAATGTAAGTCACTCCAGATGGCAGATCCCCAGAAAGATTCTTGTAGGGGCGATCGCCTACGTATTGATTATTACCAATTTGAAAACCATTCAGTTTTTTCTTTCCCACCTGAACTTGAATTTTTTTGGCGCTACTCACTTGACTAGCAAGGGTTTTCGCTCCAGACGGTACAGTTGCACCTTTGGGATCTCCTTTTTGATAGAGTACACGCCGGATAATGTGGTTGTGGGAGTCAGGACTAGGAATTAACTTGGTTTGAACCGACTGTGTTGGATTCTGCTGTACGACATGGGTCAACTCATGAGCGAGCAACTCCTGTCCATCCTTACTTCCAGGGTTGTATTCGCCCTGCTTGAAGAAAACATCTGATCCTGTTGTGAAAGCACGCGCCTGAATTGAGCGATTGAGCTGGTCAGATTGACTATCAGTGTGTACTTTTACCCCGCTGAAATCAGCGCCAAATGCTTGTTCCATCGGTTCTCGGATATCCTCTGAGAGGGATTGTCCCTGACCCCGTTTTTGTTGAATCGATTCTTCTAAGTTAACGGAGGAATTTGTACTCCCTGTTCCCGATTGGGATTTCCTCATTAACTTTAGGCTAATTTTTTTTTTCTCTTCCTCTTCAGGAGAAATACCTTGACGCTGGAGAGTACCCGATTCAAGTTTGGCACTAAGGGGAGTTTCCTCTTCCTCTTCTGGTGGTAGAGTTTCCCGTTGTAGTGTCCCCGATTCAAGTTTGGCAC of Coleofasciculus chthonoplastes PCC 7420 contains these proteins:
- a CDS encoding barstar family protein codes for the protein MEYEKVFQPEQPTFYVQVADESSLADLYLQLTSDYPQAAIRIVRGNKSKTLPDFFNEIGAALQFPYYFGENWDAFDECITDLSWIDGEAYLLMVNQANLLLQDATQNDFQILMQVLSDAHETWLTQPQIVNEAEQPTAFHVLFSCTDEHRSALTKRLTDSGVEFQVFDK
- a CDS encoding eCIS core domain-containing protein, whose translation is MSDRELHKGLVQDNIKYSQVELGRLVMGSRRRLNKKTSWESTSLPVRNPLQPRPFGKGIQARRAELPTTNVLQTRPFGTPKQASSPKQEMPDLQAQLKQAESFGYNAANIPTVPSSNATPIQAKLTIGEPNDKYEQEADQVASQVVNQINSPQSQPSVQGKTVQREALPEEEEEETPLSAKLESGTLQRETLPPEEEEETPLSAKLESGTLQRETLPPEEEEETPLSAKLESGTLQRETLPPEEEEETPLSAKLESGTLQRETLPPEEEEETPLSAKLESGTLQRETLPPEEEEETPLSAKLESGTLQRQGISPEEEEKKKISLKLMRKSQSGTGSTNSSVNLEESIQQKRGQGQSLSEDIREPMEQAFGADFSGVKVHTDSQSDQLNRSIQARAFTTGSDVFFKQGEYNPGSKDGQELLAHELTHVVQQNPTQSVQTKLIPSPDSHNHIIRRVLYQKGDPKGATVPSGAKTLASQVSSAKKIQVQVGKKKLNGFQIGNNQYVGDRPYKNLSGDLPSGVTYIEYDIYPYTGKNRGSDRIVIGSDGKRYYTNNHYTDFTEF